One Alnus glutinosa chromosome 3, dhAlnGlut1.1, whole genome shotgun sequence genomic region harbors:
- the LOC133863818 gene encoding protein transport Sec1a-like produces MSFSDTDSSSHGGATEYKTFRQICRDRLLYEMLGSAKTGDSKSTWKVLIMDKVTVKVMSHSCKMADITDQGVSLVEDLFRRRQPLPSMDAIYFIQPSKENVIMFLSDMSGREPLYKKAFVFFSSPIPKEFVNHIKSDTSVLPRICALREMNLEYFPIDNQAFITDHERALQELFGDVENPRKFDACLNVMANRIATVFASLKELPFVRYRAAKALDESTTKKICELVPTKLAAAVWNCISKYKSTIPNFPQTETCELLILNRSVDQIAPVIHEWTYDAMCHDLLDMDGNKYVHEVPSKTGGQIERKEVLMEDHDLIWLELRHAHIADASERLHEKMTNFVSKNKAAQMQQSGRDGSELSTRDLQKMVQALPQYTEQVDKISLHVEIAGKINRIIREMGLRELGQLEQDLVFGDAGAKDVINFLRTKQDATPENKLRLMIIYASVYPEKFEGDKASMLMQLAKLSHEDMKVVNNMQLLAGSSDNKKTTGSFSLKFNAQKTKQAARKDRTGEEEMWQLSRFYPMIEELIENLSKGELTKNEYSCMNEPSPTVQGGSQRGTQSASVHPSQTSGPHSMRSRRTANWARSHHSDDGYSSDSSVRFASTDFKKMGQRIFVFIIGGATRSELRVCHKLTTKLRREVILGSSSIDNPCEYITKLKLLSERDLSLDGLRV; encoded by the exons GATTGTTGTATGAAATGCTTGGATCAGCCAAAACTGGGGATTCAAAGTCAACTTGGAAG GTACTCATCATGGATAAAGTTACTGTGAAAGTCATGTCTCACTCATGTAAAATGGCAGACATTACAGACCAAGGAGTTTCAC TGGTCGAAGACCTCTTCAGGAGAAGGCAACCCTTGCCATCCATGGATGCTATTTATTTCATCCAGCCCTCAAAAGAAAA TGTTATTATGTTTTTGTCTGACATGTCTGGAAGGGAGCCTTTATACAAGAA GGCATTTGTATTTTTCAGTTCACCAATCCCAAAGGAATTTGTAAATCACATCAAGAGTGATACAAGTGTTTTACCACGCATATGTGCATTGAGAGAG ATGAATTTGGAGTACTTTCCTATAGATAATCAG GCTTTTATCACTGATCATGAAAGAGCATTGCAAGAACTCTTTGGTGATGTTGAGAATCCTCGCAAGTTCGATGCTTGCTTGAATGTGATGGCAAATCGAATAGCTACAGTTTTTGCTTCATTGAAG GAGCTGCCATTTGTTCGGTATCGTGCTGCCAAGGCACTTGATGAAtctacaacaaaaaaaatttgtgaattAGTCCCTACAAAGCTTGCTGCTGCAGTTTGGAACTGTATTTCGAAATACAAATCTACCATCCCAAACTTTCCACAGACTGAAACATGCGAGCTGCTCATCTTGAATAGATCTGTTGATCAG ATTGCTCCAGTCATACATGAATGGACTTATGATGCTATGTGCCATGACTTATTGGATATGGATGGAAATAAGTATGTGCATGAG GTTCCTAGCAAAACAGGTGGTCAAATTGAAAGAAAGGAGGTTCTTATGGAAGACCATGACTTAATTTGGCTCGAGCTTCGTCATGCACATATAGCAGAT GCTAGTGAACGTTTGCATGAGAAGATGACCAATTTTGTATCAAAGAACAAAGCCGCACAAATGCAACAAAGCGGAAG GGATGGAAGCGAATTATCTACACGAGATTTGCAGAAAATGGTTCAAGCTTTGCCGCAGTACACTGAGCAAGTTGACAAGATTTCTCTCCATGTGGAG ATTGCAGGAAAAATTAACAGAATTATCAGAGAGATGGGACTTCGAGAACTTGGGCAACTGGAGCAGGATCTAGTTTTTGGAGATGCAGGAGCCAAGGATGTTATTAATTTTCTGAGGACAAAACAG GACGCAACTCCTGAAAATAAGTTGCGTTTGATGATTATTTATGCATCTGTCTATCCTGAGAAGTTTGAGGGTGACAAAGCTTCGATGCTAATGCAG CTGGCTAAATTATCACATGAGGACATGAAGGTAGTAAACAATATGCAATTGCTTGCGGGATCATCAGATAATAAAAAGACAACTGGTAGTTTCTCACTCAAGTTCAATGCCCAGAAG ACAAAGCAAGCAGCAAGAAAGGATCGCACAGGTGAGGAAGAAATGTGGCAGCTGTCACGATTTTATCCCATGATAGAG GAGCTTATTGAAAATCTTAGCAAAGGTGAGCTTACCAAGAATGAGTATTCATGCATGAATGAACCAAGTCCAACCGTTCAAGGAGGCTCCCAAAGAGGTACCCAGAGTGCATCAGTGCATCCAAGTCAAACTTCTGGTCCTCATTCAATGAGATCAAGACGGACTGCAAATTGGGCACGATCTCATCATTCGGATGATGGATATTCAAG TGACTCATCTGTGAGGTTTGCATCTACTGATTTCAAGAAGATGGGCCAacgtatttttgtatttattattggCGGGGCTACTCGATCtgaa CTACGAGTCTGTCACAAGCTCACAACAAAACTCAGAAGGGAAGTAATCCTGGGTTCTTCTAGTATTGATAACCCTTGTGAATATATTACG